One genomic segment of Vibrio nitrifigilis includes these proteins:
- a CDS encoding glutamine amidotransferase — protein MNTSVKTHNKPIIIETGSAPEVIKSRFLSLADWFYQALGLAESDVEIIRVYLDEPLPEPSKDRLVVITGSWAMVTDHEPWSERTAEWIKKAVDAEMPLYGVCYGHQLMSYALGGEVDYFPKQKEIGCLPVTLNETAQQDPLLSHLPTQFKAHLTHSQRVTVVPEGAQVLAGSERDGHQIIRYSPTALSTQFHPEFTPELLQAVIETNQHKLEQEGQDIPTLLAGLEEAEYARSILAKFVDYYS, from the coding sequence TTGAATACCTCAGTAAAAACTCACAATAAACCAATTATCATCGAGACAGGAAGTGCACCCGAGGTGATTAAATCTCGCTTTTTAAGTTTGGCGGATTGGTTTTATCAAGCTTTGGGGCTTGCGGAAAGCGATGTCGAGATTATTCGCGTGTATTTAGATGAACCATTACCTGAACCGAGTAAGGACCGGTTAGTAGTCATTACTGGCTCGTGGGCAATGGTCACCGATCATGAACCTTGGAGTGAACGCACGGCTGAGTGGATTAAAAAAGCGGTTGATGCTGAAATGCCATTGTATGGTGTTTGCTATGGGCATCAGCTTATGAGTTATGCGTTAGGTGGTGAAGTGGATTACTTCCCTAAGCAAAAAGAGATTGGTTGTTTACCTGTGACATTAAACGAAACAGCCCAACAAGACCCTCTCCTCAGTCATTTGCCTACTCAATTTAAAGCGCATTTAACTCATTCTCAACGGGTCACAGTGGTACCAGAAGGTGCACAAGTGTTGGCAGGATCAGAGCGCGATGGACATCAAATTATCCGTTATTCACCAACGGCGCTTTCGACTCAATTTCATCCGGAGTTTACACCTGAGCTTCTTCAAGCCGTAATTGAAACCAATCAGCACAAGCTTGAACAAGAAGGACAAGATATACCGACTTTATTAGCTGGATTGGAAGAGGCTGAATACGCACGAAGCATATTAGCTAAGTTTGTTGATTATTACTCTTAA
- a CDS encoding enolase C-terminal domain-like protein, with product MSVPTITEMHVIPVAGRDSMLLNLSGAHAPFFTRNIVVLKDSAGNEGLGEVPGGEKIRQTLEDARELVLGRSVGEFKNVKTAVKHKFNDRDASGRGVQTFDLRTTVHVITAIEAAFLDLLGKHLGLNVASLLGDGQQRDAVEVLGYLFFVGDKDKTDLPYQSQDDDACEWYRIRHQEALTPETVARLAKASHDRYGFHDFKLKGGVLAGKEEAKAVKAIKEAFPDARVTLDPNGAWSLEEAVELAQDLKDTLAYAEDPCGAENGLSGREILSEFRRRTGLPTATNMIATDWRQMCHSLSLQSVDIPLADPHFWTMEGSVRVAQMCHEFGYTWGSHSNNHFDISLAMFTHVAAAAPGHITAIDTHWIWQEGNQRLTTAPFEIKDGKIAVPDVPGLGITLDWEKVEEANKLYLDNCLGARDDSKGMQYLIPDWTFDPKKPCLVRD from the coding sequence ATGAGCGTACCTACCATTACTGAAATGCATGTTATTCCCGTTGCAGGTCGTGACAGTATGCTGCTTAACTTAAGTGGTGCCCATGCGCCTTTTTTCACTCGTAACATCGTAGTCCTAAAAGATAGTGCTGGTAATGAAGGTTTAGGTGAAGTCCCTGGAGGGGAAAAAATTCGCCAAACCTTAGAAGATGCTCGTGAACTGGTGCTAGGTCGTTCTGTGGGTGAATTCAAAAATGTCAAAACAGCAGTAAAACATAAATTCAATGATCGCGACGCTTCTGGCCGTGGTGTACAGACTTTCGACCTTCGCACAACAGTGCACGTGATTACTGCGATTGAAGCTGCCTTTCTTGACCTATTAGGTAAACACCTTGGTTTGAATGTCGCTTCACTTCTTGGTGATGGTCAACAACGTGATGCGGTTGAGGTATTAGGTTACTTATTCTTTGTCGGTGATAAAGATAAAACAGATTTGCCTTACCAAAGCCAAGATGATGATGCGTGTGAGTGGTATCGCATTCGCCACCAAGAAGCGCTCACGCCAGAAACCGTTGCTCGCCTCGCGAAAGCCAGTCACGACCGTTATGGTTTCCACGATTTTAAATTAAAAGGTGGTGTATTAGCGGGTAAAGAAGAAGCAAAAGCGGTTAAAGCGATCAAAGAAGCTTTCCCAGATGCGCGTGTCACTCTTGACCCTAACGGTGCCTGGTCGCTAGAAGAAGCAGTAGAGTTGGCACAAGATCTTAAAGATACGTTAGCGTATGCAGAAGACCCATGTGGCGCAGAAAATGGCTTATCAGGTCGTGAAATTCTCTCTGAATTCCGTCGTCGTACTGGTCTACCAACCGCAACAAATATGATTGCGACGGATTGGCGTCAGATGTGTCACTCTTTGAGTCTACAGTCTGTGGATATCCCACTTGCAGACCCACACTTCTGGACAATGGAAGGCTCTGTACGCGTGGCGCAAATGTGTCATGAATTTGGTTACACTTGGGGCTCACACTCTAATAACCACTTTGATATCTCATTAGCCATGTTTACTCATGTAGCGGCAGCGGCACCTGGCCACATTACTGCGATTGATACTCACTGGATCTGGCAAGAAGGTAATCAACGCCTTACTACCGCACCATTTGAAATCAAGGACGGCAAAATCGCTGTTCCTGATGTTCCTGGATTAGGTATTACTCTTGATTGGGAAAAAGTAGAAGAAGCGAACAAACTGTATTTAGACAACTGTCTGGGTGCCCGTGATGACTCTAAAGGCATGCAATATCTGATTCCAGATTGGACATTTGATCCTAAAAAACCTTGTTTAGTTCGTGATTAA
- a CDS encoding sugar diacid recognition domain-containing protein, translating into MELNTEIAEQIVYHAQRVIQYPINVMDADGLIIASTNPSRKYQKHSGAVVAISQRTIVEIDDVTAQNMRGTQPGVNLPIMFKNTIIGVIGISGPPNDIRHLGELVKMAAEMTVEHEYVVEQSHWKDQRRKDLLLQWIDQQADFDMVESQAIPLKIDLYAGYVVCLLETKNSDQLNVVHNLVKRWNRERLSVELTKYRLLLLLQHSETNSDWHQIQRVIDIDDTIDFPVYGSLGKHYSHPKELFASYQSALAALNSGKKLLKNQRYFEFDQVTLPAILDNERKQWQQQLLFEPVRRVDEMDPVLKKTLLCWFENNLDSAKTAEQLYIHRNSLRYRLNKISDICHLDLSNYQDRVWIYLSLILSPTAA; encoded by the coding sequence ATGGAACTAAATACAGAGATTGCTGAGCAAATTGTTTACCATGCTCAGCGTGTTATTCAATACCCAATTAATGTGATGGATGCCGATGGGTTGATCATTGCATCAACCAATCCATCGCGTAAGTATCAAAAGCATAGTGGCGCCGTTGTTGCGATAAGCCAGCGTACCATTGTAGAAATCGATGATGTTACAGCGCAAAACATGCGAGGTACACAGCCCGGAGTAAATTTACCAATTATGTTCAAAAACACCATCATCGGGGTGATTGGTATTTCTGGCCCGCCTAATGACATTCGCCATCTGGGTGAGCTTGTCAAAATGGCGGCTGAGATGACAGTAGAGCATGAGTATGTGGTTGAACAGAGTCATTGGAAGGATCAACGCCGAAAGGACTTATTACTGCAATGGATTGATCAGCAAGCTGATTTCGATATGGTTGAATCTCAGGCAATCCCACTGAAAATCGATTTATATGCGGGCTACGTTGTGTGTCTATTGGAAACGAAAAATAGTGACCAACTGAATGTCGTGCACAATTTGGTGAAAAGATGGAATCGAGAACGGTTATCTGTTGAATTAACAAAATACCGCTTGTTATTATTGTTACAGCATTCAGAAACCAATAGCGATTGGCATCAAATTCAGCGTGTTATTGACATTGATGACACGATTGATTTTCCGGTGTATGGCTCACTAGGCAAACATTATTCACACCCTAAGGAGCTATTTGCCTCATATCAAAGTGCGCTCGCAGCGCTCAATAGCGGTAAAAAGTTACTTAAAAACCAACGCTACTTTGAATTTGACCAAGTGACACTTCCCGCGATTCTAGACAACGAGCGTAAACAGTGGCAACAGCAGTTGTTATTTGAACCGGTTCGCCGTGTCGATGAGATGGATCCTGTGTTAAAAAAAACATTACTCTGTTGGTTTGAAAACAACCTCGACAGTGCTAAGACTGCGGAACAGTTATATATTCATCGCAATTCGCTGCGATATCGACTGAATAAAATCAGTGACATATGCCATCTTGATCTCAGTAATTACCAAGACCGAGTCTGGATATATTTGAGCCTGATTCTCTCTCCAACAGCAGCTTAG